From Osmerus mordax isolate fOsmMor3 chromosome 8, fOsmMor3.pri, whole genome shotgun sequence, a single genomic window includes:
- the LOC136947933 gene encoding histone H4 produces MSGRGKGGKGLGKGGAKRHRKVLRDNIQGITKPAIRRLARRGGVKRISGLIYEETRGVLKVFLENVIRDAVTYTEHAKRKTVTAMDVVYALKRQGRTLYGFGG; encoded by the coding sequence ATGTCAGGAAGAGGCAAAGGAGGCAAAGGTCTTGGCAAGGGAGGCGCCAAGCGTCATCGCAAGGTTTTGAGGGACAACATCCAGGGCATCACCAAGCCCGCTATCCGTCGCCTTGCTCGTCGTGGCGGCGTGAAACGTATCTCAGGCTTGATCTACGAGGAGACTCGTGGAGTTCTCAAGGTGTTTCTTGAGAATGTCATCCGTGATGCTGTAACCTACACCGAGCATGCTAAGAGGAAGACAGTGACCGCCATGGACGTCGTCTACGCTCTCAAGCGCCAAGGACGCACTCTGTACGGTTTCGGCGGTTAA